The following are encoded together in the Penicillium digitatum chromosome 3, complete sequence genome:
- a CDS encoding Metallopeptidase MepB, with protein MTDQRLPIQTQHCRFCNHLLLATTRNISTLPRRGGEGKDKALILPLERKGSSHGDVEADLEEEAKATETPSRKARRVAYHTTLLLATTVPDRRATVIRREDGIEKRILIRCGRCKVVVGYYLDRVHWGSPGNRGAEPQDEEEEERPPAVYLLPGAIVETEKLGGEGVGEREWREWAV; from the coding sequence ATGACAGACCAACGCCTCCCAATCCAAACTCAACACTGCCGCTTCTGCAATCACCTCCTGCTAGCAACAACACGCAACATAAGCACGCTCCCACGACGCGGTGGCGAAGGCAAAGATAAAGCGTTGATCCTACCACTTGAGCGCAAGGGCTCATCACACGGGGATGTGGAAGCCGATCTCGAAGAAGAGGCCAAGGCAACAGAAACACCGTCGCGCAAAGCAAGACGTGTCGCTTACCACACGACACTCCTCCTGGCAACTACAGTTCCAGACCGGCGAGCAACGGTTATCCGGCGCGAAGATGGGATTGAAAAGAGGATTCTTATAAGATGTGGGCGATGCAAGGTTGTTGTAGGGTATTATTTGGATCGGGTGCATTGGGGGTCTCCTGGGAATCGGGGAGCGGAGCCACaagatgaagaggaggaggagcggCCGCCGGCTGTTTATCTTCTTCCTGGGGCTATCGTAGAGACCGAGAAGTTAGGGGGTGAGGGGGTTGGGGAGAGGGAATGGAGAGAGTGGGCTGTTTAG
- a CDS encoding Cytokinesis EF-hand protein Cdc4, putative, which translates to MASTNYKEAFSLFDRRGTGRVAGELLGDLLRACGQNPTLAEISDLEKSVGGDFDFDSFLKVLNRPGGFREPGEPEEYCRGFQVFDKDMTGFIGVGQLRYILTNLGEKMSDEEVDELLKAVDTSSGEINYTDLVRTILAN; encoded by the exons ATG GCCTCTACAAACTACAAGGAAGCGTTCTCGCTCTTTGATCGCCGTGGTACTGGCCGTGTCGCTGGTGAGCTCCTCGGTGACCTGCTCCGCGCTTGTGGTCAGAACCCTACGCTGGCTGAGATCAGTGACTTGGAGAAGTCTGTCGGTGGTGATT TTGACTTCGACTCCTTCCTGAAAGTCCTCAACCGGCCCGGTGGCTTCCGTGAGCCAGGCGAGCCCGAGGAGTATTGTCGTGGATTCCAGGTCTTTGACAAGGATATGACTGGTTTCATTGGTGTTGGACAGCTGCGCTACA TTCTCACCAATCTTGGCGAGAAGATGTCTGATGAGGAAGTCGATGAGCTGCTCAAGGCTGTTGATACCAGCTCCGGGGAGATTAACTACACAG ATCTTGTTCGTACTATCCTCGCCAACTGA
- a CDS encoding MRNA transport regulator (Mtr10), putative yields the protein MASKEAGQAFAPVLAAVATMQANASRTEKTQAHEFLEKFQKSIEAWTTTHALLQSPDVPVEAKLFAATTLKGKIIFDLDQLPQDSVLALRDSILNLLVAFAPGPRPIQTQLCVCLASLAIQMVTWKDVLATVGAALGSSAGDCVLEFLKILPEEVTEGRKINLSEDELFERTKELLEDNAEQVMQLMIQYAQSSPAAAINPRLLDCVTSWLREIPAAKVVESPLMDVIFKALDNDVSFDAGVDCVCTLYRDTKDVDESLPVIQALYPRLMALRPKIAETAEAEDLEAFKGITRMFAEAGEAWVVLVARLPGEFHGLVEALLECCARDWERDAVSLTFIFWYELKQYITLDRYTDARVAFQPVFAQLVDIMVKHLEFPSPEDGEAEDLFSGDREQEEKFRQFRHAMGDVLKDCCAVVGVNDCLAKIYQLIQQWVAKYASQASNEHVPHWQELEAPLFGLRAMGRMVDPEESTILGQLIPLIVQIPDQEKVRFQAIMALARYTEWTALHPETLEAQLNYVISGFHHSSQEVVQASALAFKFLGTDCQKLLGGHIAQLHAFFESVLDKLKPTSQEEVTEGVAAVVSVQPHEKIYDSYKMFCDPIMARIMNLANNAQTEEGQRAVADHLQLITIFVQVVTPILAPGEENPAVKYCGEILPIMTTIVMNFTSSTPILERVCRCWRYMIISYRTSMIPLLPTLAQSIANGFQASREGCFLWATDAVVREFSDGAEYVDQATSDAVFQFYEQQAIAFLRILNDLPPQNLPDVIEDFFRLSSNAVRYYPKKYITSSLAIPIFSAALSALTLQQLDPLIATLHYYRDLFGFAFDKPMVSQFTSPEGQPYVTPPEVREAVKALIISQGQPLAQRVLTGMMFTFPGDCFADASGVLMTMFELLPQETGAWLQTTLQMLPSGTMKHGEAERLLKNVSDKVQSGETRKIRVLLQDFTNSYRRRNVAPRDGLGRLEAARFRFSG from the exons ATGGCCAGCAAGGAAGCCGGGCAGGCATTCGCCCCGGTCCTGGCGGCCGTCGCGACAATGCAAGCAAATGCGTCTAGGACTGAGAAGACTCAAGCCCATGAATTCCTTGAAAAGTTTCAGAAATCG ATTGAGGCCTGGACAACAACCCATGCTCTATTACAGTCCCCCGATGTACCGGTTGAAGCCAAGCTATTCGCTGCAACTACTCTGAAAGGAAAA ATTATATTCGATCTCGACCAACTCCCTCAGGACTCAGTATTGGCCCTGCGAGACTCGATTTTAAACCTGTTGGTTGCGTTTGCGCCGGGCCCGCGTCCCATTCAGACCCAGCTATGTGTGTGCTTGGCCAGTTTAGCGATTCAGATGGTCACATGGAAGGATGTGCTGGCGACGGTCGGAGCAGCTCTAGGAAGCAGCGCGGGGGATTGTGTGCTGGAGTTCCTGAAGATCTTGCCCGAGGAAGTCACCGAGGGTCGCAAAATCAATCTCAGT GAAGATGAATTGTTCGAAAGAACCAAGGAGCTGCTAGAAGACAATGCGGAGCAGGTGATGCAGCTGATGATCCAATACGCTCAGTCGTCGC CTGCTGCCGCGATCAATCCCCGTCTCCTCGACTGCGTTACTTCGTGGCTACGTGAAATTCCCGCCGCCAAGGTCGTTGAGTCGCCTCTCATGGACGTCATCTTCAAAGCATTGGACAACGACGTATCCTTCGACGCCGGTGTCGACTGCGTTTGCACGCTTTACCGAGACACAAAGGACGTGGACGAGTCGCTGCCCGTCATTCAGGCCCTTTATCCGCGATTGATGGCACTTCGCCCAAAGATTGCCGAAACTGCCGAGGCTGAAGATTTGGAGGCTTTCAAGGGAATCACAAGAATGTTTGCGGAGGCAGGTGAAGCATGGGTTGTCCTTGTTGCACGTCTGCCGGGTGAGTTCCATGGTCTCGTTGAGGCGCTTCTCGAATGTTGCGCACGGGACTGGGAGCGCGATGCAGTGTCTTTGACTTTCATCTTCTGGTACGAGCTGAAGCAGTATATTACTCTCGACCGATACACCGACGCTCGGGTCGCCTTCCAACCCGTCTTCGCTCAGTTGGTGGATATCATGGTGAAACACCTCGAGTTTCCCAGTCCAGAAGACGGCGAGGCTGAGGATCTGTTTTCTGGAGACCGtgagcaagaagaaaaattCCGTCAATTCCGTCATGCAATGGGCGATGTCCTCAAGGACTGCTGTGCCGTTGTGGGTGTGAATGACTGTCTTGCTAAAATCTACCAACTGATCCAGCAATGGGTTGCCAAGTATGCGTCGCAGGCAAGCAACGAGCATGTTCCTCATTGGCAGGAACTCGAAGCCCCTCTGTTTGGACTCCGCGCAATGGGTCGCATGGTCGACCCCGAAGAAAGTACCATACTAGGACAATTGATTCCTCTGATCGTTCAGATTCCTGATCAGGAGAAAGTGCGGTTCCAGGCAATTATGGCGCTGGCACGCTACACTGAATGGACAGCTCTCCATCCCGAAACATTGGAAGCCCAGCTCAACTATGTGATTTCTGGTTTCCACCATTCCTCCCAAGAAGTTGTACAGGCCTCTGCTCTTGCCTTCAAATTTTTAGGAACAGACTGCCAGAAGTTGCTTGGTGGTCATATCGCGCAGCTGCATGCTTTCTTCGAGTCGGTTCTTGACAAACTGAAGCCCACCAGCCAGGAGGAAGTCACTGAAGGTGTTGCCGCAGTGGTTTCCGTGCAGCCCCACGAGAAGATCTACGATTCATACAAGATGTTCTGCGACCCGATCATGGCCCGAATTATGAACCTTGCCAATAATGCGCAGACTGAAGAAGGCCAGCGAGCCGTGGCCGATCATCTACAGCTGATAACTATCTTTGTGCAAGTGGTGACTCCGATTCTTGCACCGGGGGAAGAAAACCCAGCCGTCAAATACTGCGGCGAGATTCTACCCATTATGACCACGATTGTCATGAACTTTACTTCTTCTACGCCTATTCTTGAGCGGGTGTGCCGATGCTGGCGATACATGATCATTTCTTACCGCACTAGCATGATCCCTCTTTTGCCGACTCTGGCCCAGAGTATCGCAAACGGATTCCAGGCCTCGCGCGAGGGTTGCTTCCTTTGGGCTACGGATGCGGTCGTACGTGAGTTCTCCGACGGTGCTGAGTACGTCGACCAGGCCACCAGCGATGCCGTTTTCCAGTTCTATGAACAGCAGGCCATTGCTTTCTTGCGGATCTTGAACGACCTCCCCCCTCAAAATCTGCCAGATGTGATTGAAGACTTCTTCCGTCTCTCCTCTAACGCCGTTCGATACTACCCCAAGAAGTACATAACTTCATCCCTTGCCATTCCCATCTTCTCCGCCGCACTCAGTGCTCTCACTCTTCAACAACTCGACCCTCTCATCGCTACACTGCATTACTACCGGGATCTGTTCGGCTTTGCATTTGACAAGCCTATGGTCTCCCAGTTCACCAGTCCGGAAGGCCAGCCTTACGTCACCCCACCTGAGGTTCGCGAGGCCGTTAAGGCGCTGATTATCTCGCAAGGCCAGCCCTTGGCACAGCGTGTGCTGACGGGCATGATGTTCACTTTCCCAGGTGATTGCTTCGCCGATGCGTCGGGAGTACTGATGACGATGTTCGAACTACTCCCCCAGGAAACCGGGGCATGGCTGCAGACCACACTGCAGATGCTGCCAAGTGGCACGATGAAGCACGGCGAAGCCGAGCGACTGCTGAAGAATGTCTCTGACAAAGTTCAGTCAGGAGAGACCCGCAAGATCCGTGTTCTCCTCCAAG ACTTTACCAACTCGTATCGTCGCCGTAATGTAGCCCCGCGCGATGGCCTTGGCCGTCTGGAGGCCGCCCGATTCCGATTCAGTGGATGA
- a CDS encoding Peptidase M3A/M3B, which produces MSGRCRNKCQESVDICPRNHQLTASDHLTSSHLPSVPFSFTPHPIPPIIPFITRLHLLVAFLAILIVAPFLRLPARLSSALGHLRTNVPIRLLTTSSMAPAHLRTPPQAPPIFTATPQSLVADAERLIKSSRAIQDKVVAEIKPEAATFANVIRPLAHDDNQMGLESHILGFYQAVSTDSKLRDASSKAEELMDEFFIEAVMREDVFSLVDAVLRRNESLDPESRRLLEKEHKDFVRNGLGLPAGPQRLRFKEIKKRLSQLSIEFQKNLNEENGGIWFTPEQLTGVPKDVQDGLKKGEGENAGKLWLSFKYPDLFPTMKYASDPETRRQVMIANENKCNQNVPLFRESIVLRDEAARLIGYPNHAAFRIEDKMAKTPETVNKFLGDLRDRLTAGGKKEIQKLLELKNATDPKADGRYYLWDHRFYDRLMLEKDYSLDQQLIAEWFPLQTTIDGMLKIFEELFGLEFVEIVGEDRAAIAPTGQGNDIVWHEDVQVFSVWNDEGEGSGFVGYLYLDLFPREGKYGHAANFNLQPGFVDKDGNRRFPATALVCNFTKPQPKKPSLLKHDEVVTLFHELGHGIHDLVSRTIYSRFHGTSTVRDFVEAPSQMLENWCWEPSQLRSLSRHYSTLSAEYLASWQEAQQGKATSQPSERIPDDVIENLIRTKHVNDSLFNLRQLHFGIFDMAVHEPKTHADIEALPLSATYNRLRQEITQMDGPEVQGAGSEWGHGEATFGHLIGGYDAGYYGYLSSQVYSTDMFYTVFKEDPMNKAAGRRYRYQVLEKGGSQDEMKTLTEFLGPLFFLTAAIYDSGIKNSTEPRVKQFHPITTLNQLASPT; this is translated from the exons ATGTCAGGACGTTGCCGAAACAAATGCCAAGAAAGTGTAGATATCTGTCCCCGCAACCATCAGCTCACAGCTTCAGATCACCTGACAAGTTCACATCTCCCAAGTGTCCCCTTCTCCTTCACACCGCATCCGATTCCGCCCATCATTCCTTTCATCACTCGTCTCCATCTCCTCGTTGCCTTCTTAGCTATCCTCATCGTGGCGCCCTTCCTCCGTCTCCCCGCCCGCCTCTCATCTGCGCTGGGCCACTTACGTACCAACGTACCAATACGACTTTTGACGACCTCCAGCATGGCCCCCGCTCACCTCCGGACACCACCCCAGGCCCCGCCTATCTTTACCGCAACCCCGCAGTCACTGGTAGCTGATGCCGAGCGCTTGATCAAGAGTTCGCGTGCTATTCAGGATAAGGTGGTGGCGGAAATCAAACCCGAAGCCGCAACCTTTGCCAATGTTATCCGACCCCTCGCCCACGATGACAACCAGATGGGACTAGAGTCACATATCCTCGGATTTTATCAGGCTGTGTCAACCGACTCGAAGCTGCGGGATGCCTCGTCCAAGGCTGAAGAGCTGATGGATGAGTTCTTTATTGAGGCAGTCATGCGTGAGGATGTTTTTAGTTTGGTCGATGCCGTACTGCGCCGCAACGAGTCTCTCGATCCCGAGTCACGCCGTCTGTTGGAAAAGGAACACAAGGACTTTGTCCGTAACGGACTCGGCCTGCCCGCTGGCCCTCAGCGGCTCCGCTTCAAGGAGATCAAGAAGCGGCTGAGCCAGCTGAGCATtgaattccaaaaaaaccTAAACGAGGAGAACGGCGGCATTTGGTTCACGCCAGAGCAGCTAACTGGTGTGCCTAAGGATGTCCAAGATGGGCTGAAGAAGGGCGAAGGTGAGAACGCCGGCAAGCTCTGGCTGTCGTTCAAGTACCCGGATCTCTTCCCCACCATGAAATACGCCAGCGACCCCGAGACTCGCCGACAAGTCATGATCGCCAACGAGAACAAATGCAACCAGAATGTGCCACTATTCCGGGAATCCATTGTGCTCCGTGATGAGGCAGCCCGTCTGATCGGCTACCCCAACCACGCTGCCTTCCGTATTGAGGATAAGATGGCCAAGACCCCAGAGACCGTTAACAAGTTTTTGGGTGATCTTCGGGACAGACTGACCGCTGGCGGTAAGAAGGAGATACAGAAGTTGCTGGAGCTGAAGAACGCCACGGACCCCAAGGCCGATGGCCGCTATTACCTGTGGGACCACCGGTTCTATGACCGTCTCATGCTGGAAAAGGACTATTCGCTGGACCAGCAGCTTATTGCTGAGTGGTTCCCTCTGCAGACAACCATCGATGGCATGCTGAAAATCTTTGAGGAGCTCTTCGGTCTGGAGTTTGTTGAAATCGTCGGTGAGGACCGGGCAGCTATTGCCCCGACTGGACAGGGCAATGACATTGTCTGGCACGAAGATGTCCAAGTGTTCAGTGTGTGGAACGATGAGGGCGAGGGCAGTGGGTTCGTTGGATACCTCTACCTGGACCTGTTCCCTCGCGAGGGCAAGTATGGCCACGCAGCCAACTTCAACCTGCAGCCTGGCTTTGTTGACAAGGATGGTAACCGCCGATTCCCTGCCACCGCATTGGTGTGCAACTTCACCAAGCCCCAGCCTAAGAAGCCTAGTCTGCTGAAGCACGATGAGGTCGTGACCCTTTTCCACGAACTAGGCCACGGCATCCACGACCTGGTGTCCCGAACCATATACTCCCGCTTCCACGGCACAAGCACAGTGCGGGACTTTGTTGAGGCACCTAGCCAGATGTTGGAGAACTGGTGCTGGGAACCCTCGCAGTTGCGCTCTCTCAGCCGGCACTACTCAACCCTCTCCGCAGAGTACCTTGCTAGCTGGCAGGAAGCCCAACAGGGCAAGGCCACCAGCCAGCCGTCAGAGCGCATCCCCGATGACGTAATTGAGAACCTGATCCGCACTAAGCACGTCAACGACTCCCTGTTCAACCTGCGCCAGCTGCACTTCGGTATCTTCGACATGGCTGTGCACGAGCCCAAGACCCATGCTGACATTGAGGCTCTTCCTCTATCTGCGACATACAATCGTCTCCGCCAGGAGATTACCCAAATGGACGGACCGGAAGTTCAAGGTGCTGGCAGTGAGTGGGGCCACGGCGAGGCGACCTTCGGACATTTGATCGGAGGTTATGACGCTGGATACTACGGGTACCTGAG CTCCCAAGTCTACTCCACCGACATGTTCTACACCGTCTTCAAGGAGGATCCCATGAACAAGGCTGCTGGCCGTCGCTACCGCTACCAGGTTCTGGAGAAGGGTGGTAGCCAGGATGAGATGAAGACTCTGACTGAATTCCTAGGTC ctctctttttcttgaCGGCCGCAATTTATGATTCTGGGATAAAGAATAGCACAGAGCCCCGGGTTAAACAATTTCACCCAATCACCA CTCTCAACCAACTCGCATCACCGACATAG
- a CDS encoding Stearic acid desaturase (SdeA), putative, whose protein sequence is MSSKPDASRPRAVDTKKVHIADTQMTRQNWYKHVNWLNVTFIIGIPLAGCIQAFWVPLQLKTAIWAVIYYFFTGLGITAGYHRLWAHCSYSATLPMRIWLALVGGGAVEGSIRWWSRDHRAHHRYTDTDKDPYSVRKGFLYSHLGWMVMKQNPKRIGRTDITDLNEDPVVVWQHRNYIKVVLTMGLIVPMLVSGLGWGDWYGGFVYAGILRIFFVQQATFCVNSLAHWLGDQPFDDRNSPRDHVITALVTLGEGYHNFHHEFPSDYRNAIEWHQYDPTKWTIWTCKQLGLAYDLKQFRSNEIEKGRVQQLQKKIDQKRAKLDWGTPLDQLPVMEWDDYVEQTKNGRGLISIAGVVHDVTDFIKDHPGGKAMIKSGIGKDATALFNGGVYYHSNAAHNLLSTMRVGVIRGGGEVEIWKRAQKENTEYVRDETGQRIIRAGQQVTKMPEPIPTADAA, encoded by the exons ATGTCGTCCAAGCCGGATGCTTCACGCCCTCGAGCGGTTGACACCAAGAAGGTGCACATTGCCGATACTCAAATGACTCGTCAGAACTGGTACAAGCATGTCAACTGGCTGAACGTCACTTTCATCATCGGCATTCCCCTTGCGGGCTGTATCCAGGCTTTCTGGGTGCCTCTGCAGCTGAAGACTGCCATCTGGGCAGTCATCTATTACTTCTTCACTGGTCTGGGAATCACGGCTG GATACCATCGTCTCTGGGCTCACTGCTCTTATTCCGCTACTTTGCCTATGCGTATCTGGCTCGCTCTGGTCGGCGGCGGTGCTGTCGAGGGCTCCATCCGCTGGTGGTCTCGTGACCACCGTGCTCACCACCGTTACACCGACACCGATAAGGACCCTTATTCCGTGCGTAAGGGTTTTCTGTACTCTCACCTGGGATGGATGGTCATGAAGCAGAACCCCAAGCGGATTGGTCGCACTGACATCACTGATCTGAACGAAGACCCCGTTGTTGTCTGGCAGCACCGCAATTACATCAAGGTCGTGCTCACTATGGGTCTCATCGTTCCCATGCTGGTCTCGGGTCTCGGCTGGGGTGACTGGTACGGTGGATTCGTGTACGCCGGTATTTTGCGCATCTTCTTCGTGCAACAGGCTACCTTCTGTGTCAATTCGCTGGCCCACTGGCTTGGTGATCAGCCCTTCGACGACCGCAACTCTCCCCGTGATCACGTCATCACCGCCCTGGTCACCCTCGGGGAGGGTTACCACAACTTCCACCATGAGTTCCCCTCCGACTACCGCAACGCCATCGAGTGGCACCAGTACGACCCTACCAAATGGACCATCTGGACCTGCAAGCAGCTCGGCCTGGCCTACGACTTGAAACAGTTCCGCTCCAACGAGATTGAGAAGGGCCGCGTCCAGCAGCTGCAGAAGAAGATCGACCAGAAGCGCGCTAAGCTCGACTGGGGTACACCTCTCGACCAGCTTCCCGTCATGGAGTGGGATGACTATGTCGAGCAGACCAAGAACGGCCGTGGCCTGATCTCCATTGCCGGCGTTGTTCACGATGTGACCGACTTCATCAAGGACCACCCTGGTGGCAAGGCGATGATCAAGTCCGGCATTGGCAAGGACGCGACCGCCCTGTTCAACGGTGGTGTTTACTACCACTCCAACGCTGCTCATAACTTGCTTTCCACCATGCGTGTCGGAGTCATCCGTGGCGGTGGTGAGGTTGAGATCTGGAAGCGTGCTCAGAAGGAGAACACCGAGTATGTGCGTGATGAGACAGGCCAGCGGATTATCCGGGCCGGTCAGCAGGTCACCAAGATGCCCGAGCCGATCCCCACTGCGGATGCAGCTTAA
- a CDS encoding Zinc finger, C2H2 produces METDGQPSKRRRRSRKVLSDRKFECTFEGCGKSYSRAEHLSRHALNHTPKQIYRCDFPNCYRSFVRQDLCTRHRERHTTSGSQLQKRDHLTENDTKNSPPSSPTITAPECFVGSEEPKPPVTTYPLTTRVDSNEMPVDPYSDFPAVLDQPDNLIDVDSMSYPIFGGETYNRSPFAMADDFAAWLFSEPLAPLGMVPLVQNQFYTNEPAYSNGDFCSVIPQHPMSVTSILDSGASPAVISEEKRQELLHLMSTRFNESAYATGTKRKDALMDGDLNNDRHALSLRMMQTYIGSYWYHFHAQLPVLHQPTFSADRTPNLLLLAIMAIGAATLDKIHGQPATEAAAELASFIAWHLRWEIFMDADFRPPAKLWVFRSLLLLEVYEKLFSTRALHERAHIHHDTTLTLMRRGSSLIGNSSFATPETKGEDESWATWIKAEATRRVAFAAFVLDSTHATMFGHSAKMVAHELRLPLPCDEALWAATSAAEVARVQSSLQSHGVRPIMFLDGLKRTLNGQPVRTNAFGRIIIMSGLLSVCWHLNQRDLQISSLGVGQTLGGRDKWRTALLRAFDNWRRDFDEALGPSTTSESRNVLHGLAHMGSHVDIADLQIFAGAGRLMGRSITARDYGAAREKTEKWATKASARDATFYALKFLSACFLDPTTHPGEYAARDDYLLNRPWVMYFAALVVWTYGFALDGPLRPPPILMTVADRERDMQAFLYRMSEIQEPNELEAMNGRNKCLGLLMILRDSFAKPRWELLGEAARLLDSCIAKLQS; encoded by the coding sequence ATGGAGACCGACGGTCAACCTTCTAAGAGACGGCGACGCAGTCGCAAAGTTCTCTCCGATCGGAAGTTTGAGTGCACCTTCGAAGGCTGTGGGAAGAGTTATTCTCGCGCCGAACACCTCAGTCGCCATGCGCTCAACCATACTCCGAAACAAATCTATCGCTGCGACTTTCCCAACTGTTACCGATCCTTCGTACGACAGGACCTCTGCACGCGCCATCGTGAACGTCACACCACCAGTGGTTCCCAGCTCCAGAAACGAGACCATCTCACCGAAAATGACACGAAAAACTCTCCGCCTTCCTCGCCTACTATCACCGCACCGGAATGCTTTGTTGGCTCGGAGGAACCCAAACCTCCGGTGACAACATACCCCCTCACCACCAGAGTGGATAGCAACGAGATGCCAGTGGACCCATACTCTGATTTCCCAGCGGTGCTAGATCAGCCTGATAATCTCATCGACGTCGACTCCATGTCCTATCCGATTTTTGGTGGGGAAACCTATAACCGATCACCATTCGCCATGGCAGACGACTTTGCAGCGTGGCTATTCAGCGAGCCGCTCGCGCCGTTGGGCATGGTACCACTTGTTCAGAATCAGTTCTACACGAACGAGCCTGCATATAGCAACGGCGATTTTTGTTCGGTGATTCCACAGCATCCGATGAGCGTGACGAGTATTCTGGACTCGGGAGCATCACCGGCTGTCATCTCAGAGGAAAAGCGTCAGGAGCTGCTGCACTTGATGTCAACACGGTTCAATGAGTCGGCTTATGCGACGGGTACTAAACGCAAAGATGCGCTGATGGACGGGGATTTAAACAACGACCGACATGCCTTGAGCTTGCGCATGATGCAGACCTATATTGGATCCTATTGGTACCACTTCCATGCACAACTTCCAGTATTGCACCAGCCGACATTTAGCGCTGATCGTACTCCGAACCTATTACTACTAGCGATCATGGCAATTGGCGCGGCAACATTGGATAAGATCCACGGCCAGCCTGCCACTGAAGCAGCGGCTGAATTGGCTAGCTTCATTGCCTGGCATTTGCGTTGGGAAATCTTCATGGATGCGGACTTTCGGCCACCAGCTAAGCTATGGGTGTTTCGGTCTCTATTACTACTGGAAGTTTATGAGAAGCTTTTCTCCACACGCGCATTACATGAACGCGCACATATCCACCACGACACAACACTTACACTTATGCGTCGAGGTAGTTCACTCATCGGTAATTCTTCATTTGCTACCCCGGAAACCAAAGGAGAAGACGAGTCATGGGCAACCTGGATCAAGGCCGAAGCGACTCGACGTGTAGCATTCGCCGCATTCGTGTTGGACTCCACTCATGCCACTATGTTCGGTCACTCAGCCAAAATGGTGGCCCATGAACTGCGGCTGCCATTGCCCTGTGATGAGGCGCTGTGGGCTGCAACAAGCGCTGCTGAGGTCGCTCGTGTGCAATCTAGTCTGCAGTCGCACGGTGTGCGACCAATTATGTTCCTCGATGGCCTCAAGCGCACACTCAACGGCCAGCCCGTCCGGACCAACGCGTTTGGTCGAATTATTATCATGTCGGGCTTGCTGAGTGTCTGCTGGCATCTCAACCAGCGAGACCTGCAGATTAGCTCGCTCGGTGTGGGCCAGACTCTCGGTGGACGAGACAAGTGGCGGACAGCACTTCTCCGGGCATTTGACAATTGGCGCCGCGACTTTGACGAAGCCCTCGGCCCGTCGACCACATCTGAGTCGCGTAACGTGCTGCATGGGCTGGCTCATATGGGCTCCCATGTCGACATAGCCGATCTACAGATCTTTGCAGGTGCTGGCCGGTTAATGGGCCGGTCTATCACAGCGCGTGACTACGGTGCTGCTCGAGAAAAGACTGAGAAATGGGCGACCAAAGCTTCGGCGCGGGATGCCACATTCTACGCGCTCAAGTTCCTATCTGCCTGTTTCTTAGACCCGACCACCCATCCCGGGGAGTATGCTGCACGCGATGACTACCTGTTAAACCGGCCGTGGGTTATGTACTTCGCAGCGCTGGTAGTATGGACCTATGGGTTTGCGCTGGATGGACCTTTACGTCCACCTCCTATTCTCATGACAGTGGCCGACCGAGAGCGCGATATGCAGGCATTTTTGTATCGTATGAGCGAAATCCAGGAACCCAATGAATTGGAAGCCATGAACGGGCGCAACAAGTGTCTCGGTCTCTTAATGATTCTCCGAGACTCCTTTGCCAAACCGCGATGGGAGTTATTGGGGGAGGCGGCGCGGCTGCTGGACAGCTGCATCGCAAAGCTGCAGTCGTAG